One window of Futiania mangrovi genomic DNA carries:
- a CDS encoding shikimate kinase produces MTQDALYDRLKAALPSDRSIVLVGLMGAGKSSIGRRLAKKLGLPFSDADAEIEAAAGQSIADIFAAHGEEEFRAGERKVIARLLAERHGVLATGGGAFMSEETRDRIAERGISVWLKADLDLLHKRTAHRTHRPLLRTADPRKVLSDLIDARYPVYALADVTVESRDAPHEEGVASVASALLRHLEQKRGSA; encoded by the coding sequence ATGACGCAGGATGCACTCTACGACCGCCTGAAGGCCGCGCTTCCCTCCGACCGCTCCATCGTTCTCGTCGGCCTGATGGGGGCGGGGAAGTCGTCGATCGGGCGGCGGCTGGCGAAGAAGCTCGGTCTGCCCTTCAGCGACGCCGACGCCGAGATCGAGGCGGCGGCCGGCCAGTCCATCGCCGACATCTTCGCCGCCCACGGCGAGGAGGAGTTTCGCGCCGGGGAGCGCAAGGTCATCGCCCGCTTGCTGGCCGAACGCCACGGCGTGCTGGCGACGGGCGGCGGCGCCTTCATGAGCGAAGAGACCCGCGACCGCATTGCCGAGCGGGGCATTTCCGTCTGGCTCAAGGCCGACCTCGACCTGCTGCACAAGCGCACCGCGCACCGCACGCACCGGCCGCTGCTGCGCACCGCGGACCCGCGCAAGGTGCTGTCCGACCTGATCGACGCCCGCTATCCGGTCTATGCGCTGGCCGACGTGACCGTGGAGAGCCGCGACGCCCCCCACGAGGAAGGTGTCGCCTCGGTCGCAAGTGCCCTTCTCCGCCATCTCGAACAGAAACGGGGGTCCGCATGA
- a CDS encoding acetyl-CoA carboxylase carboxyltransferase subunit alpha, protein MRTYLDFEKPIAELEGKVRELRQIGESDGNAMDIAEEVQKLEKKAEQLLKDTYEKLDPWQKTQVARHPDRPKFLDYVGALVTDFVELKGDRAYADDAAIVGGLGRFQGRTVMVIGHEKGSDTTSRIKRNFGMARPEGYRKAVRLMHLADRFGVPVVTLVDTPGAYPGIGAEERGQAEAIARSTQACLRLGVPLISVVMGEGGSGGAVALATANHVIMLEHSVYSVISPEGCASILWRDAAKAKDAATALKLTAQDLMQLNVIDTVVAEPMGGAHRDPQTVYAAVRGAIAHALEKLGAKSPDELRQHRRQKYLDMGRQGLA, encoded by the coding sequence GTGCGAACCTATCTGGATTTCGAGAAGCCGATTGCGGAACTGGAGGGGAAGGTTCGCGAGCTGCGGCAGATCGGCGAATCCGACGGCAACGCCATGGACATCGCCGAGGAGGTGCAGAAGCTCGAGAAGAAGGCCGAGCAGCTTCTGAAGGACACCTACGAGAAGCTCGATCCCTGGCAGAAGACGCAGGTCGCGCGCCACCCGGACCGGCCGAAGTTCCTCGACTACGTGGGTGCCCTCGTCACCGACTTCGTCGAGCTGAAGGGCGACCGCGCCTATGCCGACGACGCCGCCATCGTGGGCGGTCTCGGCCGGTTCCAGGGGCGCACGGTCATGGTGATCGGGCACGAGAAGGGCTCAGACACGACCTCGCGCATCAAGCGGAATTTCGGCATGGCGCGGCCCGAGGGCTACCGCAAGGCAGTGCGCCTGATGCATCTTGCCGACCGCTTCGGCGTGCCCGTCGTCACGCTGGTCGACACGCCCGGCGCTTATCCCGGCATCGGGGCGGAGGAGCGCGGCCAGGCGGAGGCCATTGCCCGCTCGACCCAGGCCTGCCTGCGGCTCGGCGTGCCGCTGATCTCCGTCGTGATGGGCGAGGGCGGCTCTGGCGGGGCCGTGGCGCTCGCCACCGCCAACCACGTCATCATGCTGGAGCACTCGGTCTATTCTGTGATCTCTCCGGAGGGCTGCGCCTCGATCCTGTGGCGCGACGCGGCGAAGGCGAAGGACGCGGCCACCGCGCTCAAGCTGACCGCGCAGGATCTCATGCAGCTCAACGTCATCGATACGGTCGTGGCCGAACCGATGGGCGGGGCGCACCGCGATCCGCAGACGGTTTATGCCGCTGTGCGCGGCGCCATCGCCCACGCGCTGGAGAAGCTGGGCGCGAAGTCGCCGGACGAGCTGCGCCAGCACCGGCGGCAGAAATATCTCGACATGGGCAGGCAGGGCCTCGCCTGA
- the mutT gene encoding 8-oxo-dGTP diphosphatase MutT: MKRVLVSACALVDPQGRVLIAQRPEGKTMAGLWEFPGGKVEEGETPETALIRELAEELGIDVAESCLAPLTFASHRYEDFHLLMPLYVCRRWSGTVEAREGQKLAWVRPVRLGDYPMPPADVPLVAHLRDLL, translated from the coding sequence ATGAAACGTGTGCTCGTGTCCGCCTGCGCGCTCGTGGACCCGCAAGGCCGTGTGCTGATCGCGCAACGGCCCGAGGGCAAGACGATGGCCGGCCTGTGGGAGTTCCCGGGCGGCAAGGTTGAGGAGGGCGAGACACCGGAAACCGCGCTCATCCGGGAACTGGCGGAAGAGCTTGGGATCGACGTTGCGGAATCCTGCCTGGCGCCCCTGACGTTCGCCTCGCACCGCTACGAGGACTTCCATCTGCTGATGCCGCTCTACGTCTGCCGGCGCTGGTCGGGGACGGTCGAGGCGCGCGAGGGGCAGAAGCTGGCCTGGGTCCGCCCGGTTCGGCTGGGAGACTACCCCATGCCCCCCGCGGACGTGCCGCTGGTCGCGCATCTCCGGGATCTGCTCTGA
- the aroB gene encoding 3-dehydroquinate synthase, translated as MTVSDTAAPAPGTAEAGQTETVHVALGARAYDIRIGSGVSAELPARLKALSRQTRVAIVSDEAVAAQHLAPLVDALAAAGYEAVPILVPPGETSKRFGTLEDVLDRLLEARVERRDLVVALGGGVVGDLTGFAASILRRGVRFVQVPTTLLAQVDSSVGGKTGINTRHGKNLVGTFHQPSLVLADTDHLATLPDREMRAGYAEVVKYGLIGDAPFFAWLEEKGARVLARETGPLVRAVATSCRAKAATVAADETEQGARALLNLGHTFGHALEAETGYSARLLHGEAVAIGMVLAFDLSADLGLAPRADADRVRAHLKAAGLPVSIADIPGGPLAVERLVHHMQQDKKVVGGTLTLILAHGIGRAFTTQDVETAAIAARLAADGAASA; from the coding sequence ATGACGGTTTCCGATACGGCTGCCCCGGCGCCCGGCACCGCGGAGGCGGGCCAGACCGAAACGGTCCATGTCGCACTGGGCGCACGTGCCTACGACATCCGCATCGGGTCGGGGGTGAGCGCGGAACTGCCCGCCCGCCTGAAGGCGCTGTCGCGCCAGACCCGCGTTGCCATCGTCAGCGATGAGGCGGTCGCCGCGCAGCATCTCGCGCCGCTTGTCGATGCGCTCGCCGCCGCCGGGTACGAGGCGGTGCCGATCCTCGTGCCGCCGGGCGAGACGTCGAAGCGGTTCGGCACGCTGGAGGACGTCCTCGACCGCCTACTCGAGGCGCGGGTGGAACGCCGGGACCTCGTCGTTGCGCTTGGCGGCGGCGTGGTGGGCGACCTGACGGGGTTTGCGGCCAGCATCCTGCGGCGCGGCGTGCGCTTCGTGCAGGTGCCGACCACGCTCCTTGCGCAGGTCGACAGCTCGGTGGGCGGCAAGACCGGCATCAACACGCGCCACGGCAAGAACCTCGTCGGCACCTTCCACCAGCCCTCGCTCGTGCTGGCCGACACCGACCACCTCGCGACGCTGCCCGACCGGGAGATGCGCGCGGGCTATGCCGAGGTCGTGAAATACGGCCTCATCGGCGACGCACCCTTCTTCGCCTGGCTGGAGGAGAAGGGCGCGCGCGTGCTCGCCCGCGAGACCGGCCCGCTCGTCCGCGCGGTCGCCACGAGCTGCCGCGCCAAGGCCGCGACGGTCGCCGCCGACGAGACCGAGCAGGGCGCCCGCGCACTGCTCAACCTCGGCCACACCTTCGGCCACGCGCTGGAGGCGGAGACCGGATATTCCGCCCGCCTGCTGCATGGCGAGGCGGTGGCGATCGGCATGGTGCTGGCCTTCGACCTGTCCGCCGATCTCGGCCTCGCGCCGCGCGCCGACGCCGACCGGGTGCGGGCGCACCTCAAGGCGGCGGGCCTTCCCGTCTCGATTGCCGACATTCCGGGCGGACCACTGGCGGTAGAGCGGCTGGTCCACCATATGCAGCAGGACAAGAAGGTCGTGGGGGGCACGCTCACGCTCATTCTTGCGCACGGCATCGGCCGCGCCTTCACCACGCAGGACGTGGAGACAGCCGCGATCGCGGCGCGTCTGGCTGCGGACGGTGCTGCAAGCGCGTGA
- a CDS encoding HlyC/CorC family transporter produces MDLTLILFLGAIVALLVLSGFFSGSETALTAVSRARMHALEKQGDHAARRVLHLTEDKERLIGAILLGNNLVNILASALATSLFLKLFGDAGVAYATLVMTALVVIFAEVLPKTFAIAFPNKVARVVATPIMVIVALFTPVSAAVQAIVSRVLGLFNVRTEEEHIPVHEEIKGTIDYHHAEGAVVKDERDRFGGLLNLRTLEVSEVMVHRKSMVMLNADLPPDQLVRKIVRSPFTRIPVWRDNPENIIGVIHAKDVLRALSSGEVTMETLDISRIARQPWFVPDTTSLAEQLDAFLNRRQHFALVVDEYGALQGLITLEDILEEIVGEITDEHDVEVAGVEQQPDGSFIVDGTVAIRDLNRSLDWSLPDDEATTAAGLVIHEARAIPEKGQTFTFYGYRFQVLERQRNQITLLRITPLRNRDRATPR; encoded by the coding sequence ATGGACCTGACCCTTATCCTTTTCCTCGGCGCGATCGTTGCGCTGCTCGTTCTTTCCGGCTTCTTCTCCGGCTCCGAAACCGCACTGACAGCGGTGAGCCGGGCGCGCATGCATGCGCTGGAAAAGCAGGGCGACCACGCCGCCCGCCGGGTGCTGCACCTGACCGAGGACAAGGAGCGGCTGATCGGCGCCATCCTGCTCGGCAACAACCTCGTGAACATCCTTGCCTCGGCGCTGGCGACGAGCCTCTTTCTCAAGCTCTTCGGGGATGCGGGCGTGGCCTATGCGACGCTGGTGATGACCGCGCTGGTCGTCATCTTTGCCGAGGTGCTGCCCAAGACCTTCGCCATTGCCTTCCCGAACAAGGTCGCGCGGGTGGTCGCCACCCCGATCATGGTGATCGTCGCCCTGTTCACGCCCGTGTCGGCAGCCGTGCAGGCGATCGTGAGCCGTGTCCTCGGCCTCTTCAACGTGCGCACCGAGGAAGAGCACATCCCCGTGCACGAGGAGATCAAGGGCACCATCGATTATCACCATGCCGAGGGCGCGGTGGTGAAGGACGAGCGCGACCGTTTCGGCGGCCTGCTGAACCTGCGCACGCTGGAGGTGTCGGAGGTGATGGTGCACCGCAAGAGCATGGTGATGCTCAATGCCGACCTGCCGCCCGACCAGCTTGTCCGCAAGATCGTGCGCAGCCCCTTCACGCGCATCCCGGTCTGGCGCGACAACCCGGAGAACATCATCGGCGTGATCCACGCAAAGGACGTGCTGCGGGCGCTGTCCAGCGGCGAGGTCACGATGGAGACCCTCGACATCTCGCGGATCGCGCGCCAGCCCTGGTTCGTGCCCGACACGACCTCGCTCGCCGAGCAGCTCGACGCCTTCCTCAACCGCCGCCAGCACTTCGCCCTCGTGGTGGACGAATATGGTGCGCTGCAGGGCCTCATCACGCTGGAGGATATCCTCGAGGAGATCGTGGGCGAGATCACCGACGAGCACGACGTCGAGGTGGCGGGCGTCGAGCAGCAGCCGGACGGTAGCTTCATCGTCGACGGCACGGTGGCGATCCGCGACCTCAACCGGTCGCTCGACTGGTCGCTGCCCGATGACGAGGCGACGACGGCCGCCGGACTTGTCATTCACGAGGCGAGGGCGATCCCGGAGAAGGGACAGACCTTCACCTTCTACGGCTACCGCTTCCAGGTGCTGGAACGTCAGCGCAACCAGATCACGCTGCTGCGCATCACGCCCTTGCGCAACCGGGACCGCGCAACTCCCCGGTGA
- a CDS encoding Flp family type IVb pilin has product MLYIIRAARDFCRNDAGAVAVEYAVIAMALGAAIAVSISALSGDVGSLWGTVASFF; this is encoded by the coding sequence ATGTTGTACATCATCCGCGCCGCCCGTGATTTCTGCCGGAACGACGCCGGGGCCGTGGCCGTGGAGTACGCCGTCATCGCCATGGCGCTGGGTGCCGCGATCGCCGTCTCGATCAGCGCCCTGTCGGGCGACGTCGGCAGCCTGTGGGGTACGGTCGCGAGCTTCTTCTGA
- a CDS encoding carbon-nitrogen hydrolase family protein, with translation MSGTVRAACLQMTSGDDLDANIAEAADLARRAVDQGATFLTLPENAGFLESRPERLAGLLKPEDGTPMFAAMSALARQHGVAVLVGSTGVKLADDARAANRSVLFGPDGVRLATYDKIHMFDVDLPDGESYRESARYRPGDRAVVADLGWGRLGLSICYDLRFAYLYRMLAHAGAQVLTVPSAFTVPTGEAHWHVLLRARAIETGCFVIAPAQTGTHPNGRRTYGHSLIVAPWGEVLADAGTEPGVIVADLDLARVAEARARVPALTHDRKIAAPKA, from the coding sequence ATGTCCGGAACCGTCCGCGCCGCCTGCCTGCAGATGACGTCGGGCGACGACCTCGACGCCAACATCGCTGAAGCCGCGGACCTCGCCCGGCGGGCTGTGGACCAGGGCGCGACCTTCCTGACATTGCCCGAGAACGCGGGCTTCCTCGAAAGCCGGCCCGAGCGGCTCGCAGGACTTCTGAAACCCGAGGACGGGACGCCGATGTTCGCCGCGATGTCGGCGCTCGCGCGGCAGCACGGCGTCGCGGTCCTCGTCGGCTCGACCGGCGTGAAGCTGGCGGACGACGCGCGCGCCGCCAACCGCTCGGTCCTGTTCGGGCCGGACGGTGTGCGCCTCGCCACCTACGACAAGATCCACATGTTCGACGTGGACCTGCCGGACGGCGAAAGCTACCGCGAATCCGCGCGCTACCGGCCAGGAGACCGGGCCGTGGTTGCGGACCTTGGCTGGGGCCGGCTCGGCCTCAGCATCTGCTACGACCTGCGCTTTGCCTACCTCTACCGGATGCTGGCGCACGCCGGAGCGCAGGTCCTGACCGTACCCTCGGCCTTCACCGTGCCGACGGGGGAGGCGCACTGGCACGTCCTGCTGCGCGCCCGCGCCATCGAGACCGGCTGCTTCGTGATCGCGCCCGCGCAGACGGGCACGCACCCGAACGGACGGCGCACATACGGCCACAGCCTGATCGTCGCGCCGTGGGGCGAGGTGCTGGCCGATGCCGGGACCGAGCCGGGCGTGATCGTCGCCGACCTCGACCTCGCCCGCGTGGCAGAGGCGCGCGCCCGCGTGCCCGCGCTGACCCACGACCGCAAGATCGCAGCGCCGAAGGCCTAG
- a CDS encoding methyltransferase domain-containing protein, with translation MAGQTPQIFDRTLRRRRLVRAARQRGEPPFLAAEVADRLADRLSEVTRDFARTVEISAVPGVLPAGPERIVLSPVPASAASGAVTDAEVLPLAEGSVDLIVSVLDLHAVNDLPGALVQMRRALRPDGLLLAAMFGGETLTELRQSLMQAEAEVLGGVSPRVFPFVDVRDAGALLQRAGFALPVADSERVTVRYANPLRLFADLRDMGETNILHDRLRRPIPRRMLARALDIYAERFEGDDGRVPATFDIVTLTGWAPHENQPKPLRPGSATHRLADVLGTVERPLKSGG, from the coding sequence ATGGCCGGACAGACTCCGCAGATCTTCGACCGGACCTTGCGCCGCCGCCGCCTCGTGCGGGCGGCCCGGCAGCGGGGCGAGCCGCCGTTCCTCGCCGCCGAGGTCGCGGACCGGCTGGCGGACCGGCTGTCGGAGGTCACGCGCGATTTCGCCCGCACGGTGGAGATTTCGGCGGTGCCGGGCGTGCTGCCGGCGGGGCCGGAGCGCATCGTGCTCTCTCCCGTCCCTGCGTCTGCGGCGTCGGGTGCCGTGACCGATGCCGAGGTTTTGCCGCTGGCGGAAGGCTCCGTGGACCTCATCGTCTCGGTCCTCGACCTGCACGCGGTCAACGACCTTCCGGGCGCCCTGGTCCAGATGCGCCGCGCCCTGCGGCCCGACGGCCTGCTGCTCGCGGCAATGTTCGGCGGCGAGACGCTGACCGAACTGCGTCAGTCGCTGATGCAGGCCGAGGCCGAGGTGCTAGGCGGGGTCAGCCCGCGCGTCTTTCCCTTCGTCGACGTGCGGGATGCGGGCGCGCTGCTGCAGCGCGCCGGTTTCGCCCTGCCGGTCGCCGATTCAGAGCGGGTTACCGTGCGCTATGCGAACCCGCTCCGGCTTTTCGCCGACCTCCGGGACATGGGGGAGACGAACATTCTCCATGACCGGCTGCGCCGCCCGATTCCGCGGCGGATGCTCGCGCGCGCGCTGGACATCTATGCGGAGCGGTTCGAGGGCGATGACGGCCGCGTGCCCGCGACCTTCGATATCGTGACGCTGACCGGCTGGGCCCCGCACGAGAACCAGCCGAAGCCTTTGCGGCCCGGCAGCGCCACGCATCGGCTGGCGGATGTGCTCGGAACCGTCGAGCGCCCGCTCAAGTCCGGCGGGTGA
- the argJ gene encoding bifunctional glutamate N-acetyltransferase/amino-acid acetyltransferase ArgJ translates to MPPVKGVRMAAARAGVRYKDRTDLLLMTFEPGTTAAGVLTKSKCASAPVDWCREALPHGAARACIVNSGNANAFTGKAGKDAIDKVAAALQDKLSCQAHDLYMASTGVIGEPLPPAPILAQIDTIVAAQDADAWEAAAAAIMTTDTFPKGATRTAKIDDATVTINGIAKGSGMIAPDMATMLAFVATDASIPPDVLQTLLMMSVRDSFNAITVDGDTSTSDTVLMFATGRGEKHEAVRRAADPRLKDFREALDAVMLDLAHQIVRDGEGATKFVAITVKGAETAHAARRIAMSIANSPLVKTAIAGEDPNWGRIVMAVGKAGEAADRDRIAVRIAGYPVAKNGEVDPAYNEPVVARAMRRTEIEIEVDVGVGRARSTVWTCDLTHAYIDINADYRS, encoded by the coding sequence ATGCCGCCGGTCAAGGGCGTGCGCATGGCTGCGGCGCGCGCCGGCGTGCGCTACAAGGATCGCACGGACCTGCTGCTGATGACGTTCGAGCCGGGCACGACCGCGGCCGGCGTCCTCACGAAATCGAAGTGTGCCTCCGCCCCCGTCGACTGGTGCCGCGAGGCGCTGCCGCACGGGGCTGCACGGGCCTGCATCGTCAATTCCGGCAATGCCAACGCCTTCACCGGCAAGGCGGGCAAGGACGCGATCGACAAGGTTGCAGCGGCGCTGCAGGACAAACTCTCCTGCCAGGCGCACGACCTCTACATGGCCTCGACCGGCGTGATCGGGGAACCCTTGCCGCCCGCCCCCATCCTCGCCCAGATCGACACCATCGTCGCCGCGCAGGACGCCGACGCATGGGAGGCCGCCGCCGCCGCCATCATGACGACGGACACCTTCCCCAAGGGCGCGACGCGCACCGCGAAGATCGACGACGCAACCGTGACGATCAACGGCATCGCAAAGGGCTCCGGCATGATCGCGCCGGACATGGCGACCATGCTGGCCTTCGTCGCGACCGACGCCTCGATCCCGCCGGACGTGCTGCAGACGCTGCTGATGATGAGCGTGCGCGACAGCTTCAACGCGATCACGGTGGATGGCGACACCTCCACCTCCGACACGGTGCTGATGTTCGCCACGGGCCGCGGCGAGAAGCACGAGGCGGTGCGCCGCGCGGCCGATCCGCGGCTCAAGGATTTCCGGGAGGCGCTGGACGCAGTGATGCTCGACCTCGCGCACCAGATCGTGCGCGACGGGGAGGGCGCGACCAAGTTCGTCGCAATCACGGTCAAGGGTGCGGAGACGGCGCACGCCGCCCGCCGCATCGCCATGTCCATCGCCAACTCGCCGCTGGTCAAGACCGCCATCGCCGGCGAGGACCCCAATTGGGGCCGCATCGTGATGGCGGTAGGCAAGGCGGGCGAGGCCGCCGACCGCGACCGGATCGCCGTGCGCATCGCGGGCTACCCGGTGGCGAAGAACGGCGAGGTCGACCCGGCCTACAACGAGCCGGTGGTCGCCCGCGCGATGCGCCGGACGGAGATCGAGATCGAGGTGGACGTGGGTGTGGGCCGGGCACGGTCGACCGTGTGGACCTGCGACCTCACCCACGCCTATATCGACATCAACGCCGACTACCGCAGCTAG
- the grxC gene encoding glutaredoxin 3 produces MSTITIYTTMMCPYCSRAKSLLKRKGASFTEIDVTFEPGIRREMAEKAGRTSVPQIWIGDRHVGGCDELFALDAAGELDPLLSGAA; encoded by the coding sequence ATGAGCACCATCACCATCTACACCACCATGATGTGCCCCTACTGCAGCCGGGCAAAGAGCCTGCTGAAGCGCAAGGGGGCGAGCTTCACCGAGATCGACGTGACGTTCGAGCCCGGCATTCGCCGCGAGATGGCGGAGAAGGCGGGCCGCACCTCGGTCCCGCAGATCTGGATCGGCGACCGGCACGTCGGCGGTTGCGACGAACTGTTCGCGCTCGACGCGGCCGGGGAACTCGACCCGCTGCTCTCCGGCGCGGCCTGA
- a CDS encoding HpcH/HpaI aldolase/citrate lyase family protein, which translates to MSFTDIPAPPARPNRSQLFVPGSRPEIFEKAAKSAADVINLDLEDSVSPAEKPKARANVIAALNDIDWGTKTVSVRINGLDTHFCYRDVVDLIEKGGDRLDLIMIPKAGTGADLYAIDMLVTQAENAMGRTKRIGFEIIMETALGLTNMKEMVQATKRLQSVHFGVADYAASMGMAVTGIGGTQEHYGMLLGAAGDTDRAFHMNDPWHYPLVQMVAACRAHGVLPIDGPFGDFSDDDAYRAQARRAQTLGCAGKWAIHPKQVALANEIFTPSEALVGQARRILAAMEEAREKGMGAVTLDGKLIDLASIRQAEVIIRQADMIAGTA; encoded by the coding sequence ATGAGTTTCACGGACATTCCAGCACCGCCCGCACGTCCGAACAGGTCGCAGCTGTTCGTTCCGGGCTCGCGGCCGGAAATCTTCGAGAAGGCGGCGAAGAGCGCCGCGGACGTGATCAATCTCGACCTCGAGGACTCCGTCTCCCCCGCCGAGAAGCCGAAGGCGCGCGCGAACGTCATCGCCGCGCTCAACGACATCGACTGGGGCACGAAGACCGTCTCGGTGCGGATCAACGGCCTCGACACGCACTTCTGCTACCGCGACGTGGTCGACCTGATCGAGAAGGGCGGCGACCGCCTCGACCTCATCATGATCCCGAAGGCCGGCACCGGCGCCGACCTCTACGCCATCGACATGCTGGTCACCCAGGCCGAGAACGCCATGGGGCGCACGAAGCGCATCGGCTTCGAGATCATCATGGAAACCGCGCTCGGCCTCACCAACATGAAGGAGATGGTGCAGGCGACGAAGCGGCTGCAGTCGGTGCATTTCGGCGTCGCGGACTATGCCGCCTCCATGGGCATGGCGGTGACCGGCATCGGGGGGACCCAGGAGCATTACGGCATGCTGCTCGGCGCGGCGGGAGACACGGACCGCGCCTTCCACATGAACGATCCCTGGCACTATCCGCTGGTGCAGATGGTCGCGGCTTGCCGGGCGCATGGCGTGCTGCCCATCGACGGGCCGTTCGGCGACTTTTCCGACGACGACGCCTACCGGGCGCAGGCGCGCCGGGCGCAGACGCTGGGCTGCGCGGGCAAATGGGCGATCCACCCCAAGCAGGTGGCGCTCGCCAACGAGATCTTCACGCCGTCCGAGGCGCTGGTCGGCCAGGCGCGCCGAATCCTCGCCGCCATGGAAGAGGCGCGGGAGAAGGGCATGGGCGCGGTGACGCTCGACGGCAAGCTGATCGACCTCGCGTCGATCCGGCAGGCCGAGGTGATCATTCGCCAGGCCGACATGATTGCGGGCACGGCCTGA
- a CDS encoding site-specific tyrosine recombinase XerD, producing MARPARAHAASGRVEAFLEMLSAERGASANTLAAYGRDLGDLAAFVAARGQSGPEAAERADLEAWLDAMGAEGLAPATRRRRLAAVRQFFGFLYEEGVRGDNPAATLEGPARARSLPKSLSEGEVDALLAAARAIPGPKGARLLCLVELLYATGMRISELVTLPASAVKKGPEMLLIRGKGGKERIVPLGAAAREAIAAYLPLRPAFLAPEPGGGESPWFFPARGGPGHLPRGSVHRMLKDLAVAAGIDPERVSPHVLRHAFATHLLAHGADLRAIQTLLGHADISTTEIYTHVLDARLRAIVEERHPLARRGA from the coding sequence ATGGCCCGGCCCGCGCGCGCGCACGCGGCGAGCGGCCGGGTCGAGGCCTTTCTGGAAATGCTGAGCGCCGAACGCGGGGCGAGCGCGAACACGCTCGCCGCCTATGGCCGCGACCTCGGCGACCTTGCGGCCTTCGTCGCCGCAAGGGGGCAGAGCGGGCCGGAGGCGGCGGAGCGTGCCGATCTCGAGGCCTGGCTCGACGCGATGGGGGCGGAGGGGCTTGCCCCCGCGACGCGGCGGCGGCGGCTCGCGGCGGTGCGGCAGTTCTTCGGCTTCCTCTACGAGGAGGGGGTGCGGGGCGACAATCCGGCGGCGACGCTGGAGGGCCCGGCGCGCGCCCGCAGCCTGCCGAAGAGCCTGAGCGAGGGGGAGGTTGACGCGCTGCTCGCCGCTGCGCGCGCGATACCAGGGCCGAAGGGGGCTCGGCTGCTGTGCCTCGTGGAGCTGCTCTACGCGACGGGCATGCGGATTTCCGAGCTGGTGACCCTGCCCGCCTCGGCGGTGAAGAAGGGTCCGGAGATGTTGCTGATCCGCGGCAAGGGCGGCAAGGAGCGTATCGTGCCGCTCGGTGCTGCGGCGCGCGAGGCGATCGCGGCCTATCTGCCCCTGCGGCCTGCGTTCCTCGCGCCGGAGCCTGGCGGCGGCGAGAGCCCCTGGTTCTTCCCGGCGCGGGGCGGGCCCGGCCACCTGCCGCGCGGCAGCGTCCACCGGATGCTGAAGGATCTCGCCGTCGCGGCCGGGATCGACCCGGAGAGGGTGTCGCCCCATGTCCTGCGGCACGCCTTCGCCACGCATCTCCTGGCTCATGGCGCGGACCTGCGCGCGATCCAGACGCTGCTCGGCCACGCCGACATCTCGACGACGGAGATCTACACCCATGTGCTTGATGCGCGGCTGCGCGCCATCGTGGAGGAGCGTCACCCGCTGGCGCGCCGGGGAGCCTGA
- a CDS encoding ComF family protein: protein MAAGNVRAGRIGAAIRPLAAAARGLLDLALPPVCAACGTVVSDPHALCPACWGQVRFITDPMCAACGLPFEVEAAAAELCAGCMAEPPRIAVLRAAVHYADPARKVLLAFKHGDRLEHAPLLARWLMAGGGTALDGADLIVPVPLHWRRLVRRRYNQAALLARALGRATGLPVEVDVLRRMRATPMQRGQSRSGRRRNVAGAFAVPPRARPRVAGRTVLLIDDVATTGATLEACARALLKGGAARVNALTVARVVPDAGNAYIIAP from the coding sequence ATGGCGGCGGGGAATGTGCGCGCAGGACGCATCGGGGCCGCGATCCGGCCTCTGGCCGCTGCCGCGCGCGGGCTCCTGGACCTTGCGTTGCCGCCCGTGTGCGCGGCGTGCGGGACCGTCGTCTCCGACCCGCACGCGCTCTGTCCCGCCTGCTGGGGGCAGGTGCGCTTCATCACGGACCCGATGTGCGCCGCCTGCGGCCTGCCGTTCGAGGTGGAGGCCGCCGCTGCAGAACTGTGCGCGGGCTGCATGGCGGAACCGCCCCGCATCGCCGTTCTGCGCGCCGCCGTCCATTATGCCGACCCGGCCCGCAAGGTTCTGCTCGCCTTCAAGCATGGCGACCGGCTGGAGCATGCGCCGTTGCTCGCCCGCTGGCTGATGGCGGGGGGCGGCACGGCGCTCGACGGGGCGGACCTGATCGTTCCCGTTCCGCTGCACTGGCGCCGACTCGTGCGCCGGCGCTACAACCAGGCGGCGCTGCTCGCCCGCGCGCTGGGCCGGGCTACCGGCCTGCCTGTCGAGGTGGACGTCCTCCGCCGCATGCGCGCGACACCCATGCAGCGCGGACAGAGCCGGTCCGGACGCCGCCGCAACGTCGCGGGAGCCTTCGCCGTGCCCCCGCGCGCCCGGCCGCGCGTTGCAGGCCGCACGGTCCTGCTGATCGACGACGTTGCGACGACGGGCGCGACGCTTGAGGCTTGCGCCCGCGCCCTGCTGAAGGGCGGTGCGGCGCGGGTCAACGCGCTGACCGTTGCGCGCGTTGTCCCCGATGCGGGGAACGCCTATATCATCGCGCCATGA